The Paucidesulfovibrio gracilis DSM 16080 genome contains a region encoding:
- a CDS encoding 2-hydroxymuconate tautomerase family protein produces the protein MPYVNIKITQDEATPEQKALLIRGVTDLLADVLDKNPATTVVTIDEVETDNWGINGESVTARRTRER, from the coding sequence ATGCCGTACGTGAACATCAAAATCACCCAAGATGAAGCCACGCCCGAACAAAAAGCCCTGCTGATTCGAGGCGTTACCGACCTTTTGGCCGACGTGCTCGATAAAAATCCGGCCACCACCGTCGTGACCATCGACGAAGTGGAAACAGACAATTGGGGCATCAACGGTGAAAGTGTCACGGCCCGACGTACCCGAGAACGATAG
- a CDS encoding DMT family transporter: MESAEKAFGPVLAVLAAVVLWGSSFPMMKAVLAVFGPWTIMWLRMLVGTLVLLPFLGRMSLAGYRKGDWRLLGGMVLCMPCLYFYLESNALTLTTSSQAGVVAAILPLVVALGGWMFLREPLDRGSLFGLALALCGVIVLTLSGSPDESAPHPVLGNLMELGAMLSAAVYMLLARQLGERYNALTLTGMQTLAGLVFFLPGAMDLGPKALEHPEALTAAAYLGAFVSIGAFGLYNFGLSRLQAGRAAVAINLVPVVAVALAWIWLGEALNPVQMLAAGATLLGVWLAQRGSSTQQNEGQQASLLDRTQESVPAAADPVPGDAS; the protein is encoded by the coding sequence ATGGAAAGCGCAGAAAAAGCGTTTGGGCCTGTGCTCGCAGTGCTGGCGGCCGTTGTGCTTTGGGGAAGTTCTTTTCCCATGATGAAGGCTGTGTTGGCCGTGTTCGGACCATGGACCATTATGTGGTTGCGTATGCTGGTGGGAACGCTGGTACTGTTGCCCTTTCTTGGCCGCATGAGTCTTGCCGGATATCGGAAAGGGGATTGGCGCCTTCTGGGGGGAATGGTGCTTTGCATGCCCTGTTTGTATTTTTACCTTGAGTCCAACGCGTTGACTCTGACCACGTCTTCCCAGGCTGGTGTGGTGGCTGCCATCCTGCCCCTGGTGGTGGCGTTGGGCGGTTGGATGTTTCTTCGGGAACCGCTTGACCGTGGCTCGTTATTCGGGTTGGCCCTGGCTTTGTGCGGAGTGATCGTTCTCACGTTGAGCGGCAGCCCCGATGAATCGGCTCCGCATCCGGTCTTGGGAAACCTGATGGAATTGGGAGCCATGCTTTCAGCCGCGGTGTATATGTTGCTGGCGAGACAGTTAGGCGAACGGTACAACGCGTTGACCCTAACGGGTATGCAGACTTTGGCGGGGCTGGTGTTTTTTTTGCCCGGGGCCATGGATCTGGGACCAAAAGCCTTGGAGCATCCCGAAGCCCTGACGGCAGCCGCCTATCTTGGGGCGTTCGTGAGCATCGGGGCGTTTGGGTTGTATAATTTCGGGCTTTCCCGGCTACAGGCCGGACGAGCAGCCGTAGCCATCAATTTGGTTCCCGTGGTGGCCGTTGCCCTGGCCTGGATTTGGTTGGGCGAGGCGTTGAATCCGGTTCAGATGCTGGCGGCCGGAGCCACGCTCTTGGGCGTTTGGCTGGCCCAGCGTGGCTCTTCGACGCAGCAGAATGAGGGACAACAAGCCTCGCTTCTTGACAGGACGCAAGAATCTGTTCCTGCGGCGGCGGATCCGGTGCCGGGAGATGCCTCCTGA
- the pssA gene encoding CDP-diacylglycerol--serine O-phosphatidyltransferase: MSARKRLPRSKAVYILPNMLTTASLFLGFMGVVWSMAGDFEATALAILGSAVFDALDGRVARMTNSTSEFGVQFDSLADLVAFGVSPAVLVYTWQLSQFGRLGLMASFLLVACGALRLARFNVQAKVADKRFFTGLPIPASACTLATLVLFVPFVPQQLIDAALAPALLALVYLVSFLMVSTVRFASFKELGFLRAHSFGTMVVAILLFVLIATKPRALGFVIFLSYIISGLGYTLFVLSRRGAKLSRHSREDSSTVCSEENGQ, encoded by the coding sequence ATGAGTGCACGTAAACGGCTGCCCCGTAGTAAGGCCGTGTATATTTTACCCAACATGCTGACCACGGCCAGCCTGTTTCTTGGATTCATGGGCGTGGTCTGGTCCATGGCAGGAGATTTCGAGGCCACGGCTCTGGCCATTCTCGGCAGTGCCGTGTTCGACGCTCTGGATGGGCGTGTGGCCCGCATGACCAACAGCACCAGCGAGTTCGGCGTTCAGTTCGATTCCCTGGCGGATCTTGTGGCCTTTGGTGTCTCCCCTGCCGTGCTGGTCTATACCTGGCAGCTTTCCCAGTTCGGAAGGTTGGGGCTGATGGCCTCCTTTTTGCTCGTGGCGTGCGGTGCCTTGCGGCTGGCTCGATTCAATGTCCAGGCCAAAGTGGCGGACAAGCGTTTTTTCACCGGCCTGCCGATTCCGGCTTCGGCCTGTACCCTGGCAACGCTTGTGCTTTTTGTGCCGTTCGTACCTCAGCAGTTGATCGACGCGGCTTTGGCACCGGCGTTGTTGGCATTGGTGTATTTGGTTTCTTTTCTCATGGTCAGCACGGTGCGTTTTGCGTCGTTCAAGGAATTGGGCTTTTTGCGGGCGCATTCCTTTGGGACCATGGTGGTCGCCATCCTGCTGTTTGTGTTGATTGCCACCAAGCCACGCGCACTGGGATTCGTGATCTTCCTGTCTTACATTATTTCCGGACTTGGATACACGCTGTTTGTGCTTTCCCGTCGGGGGGCCAAACTTTCCCGCCATTCTCGCGAGGACTCCAGCACGGTGTGTAGCGAGGAAAACGGTCAATAG
- a CDS encoding nitroreductase family protein, with translation MTKHAQDLILVDREKCNRDCICELECPFDLIYYGEDGYPRLRRAAKKHCIACGHCVSVCPSQALDLKMLRLENCVPIDRKLQPAPEQVAQFLKSRRSIRTFKKKPVDRADLEWMLDVARYAPSAHNLQPVRWKIISDQNVIEQLTTCIVDWMDAHKLFPGVVRAWRTQHDDKVLRHAPHLVVAYAPIDGESPSADCSIACTYLELAGHSKGIGACWAGFLMNAVEHTDHINKVLNIPDGFRIYGALMLGYTKFRYYMIPERNPAQVDWI, from the coding sequence ATGACCAAGCATGCTCAAGACCTGATCCTTGTGGATCGGGAAAAATGTAATCGCGACTGCATTTGTGAATTGGAATGTCCTTTCGACCTGATTTACTATGGAGAGGACGGATATCCCCGCCTGCGCCGGGCTGCAAAAAAACATTGCATTGCCTGTGGGCACTGCGTTTCCGTCTGTCCCTCCCAGGCGTTGGACCTGAAAATGCTCAGGCTGGAAAATTGCGTCCCCATTGATCGGAAACTTCAGCCAGCGCCCGAACAGGTAGCCCAGTTTCTTAAGTCCCGCCGGTCAATCCGCACCTTCAAGAAAAAACCCGTGGACCGGGCCGATCTGGAATGGATGCTTGATGTGGCGCGCTACGCTCCGTCGGCTCACAATCTTCAGCCTGTCCGCTGGAAGATCATCAGCGATCAGAACGTCATAGAACAATTGACAACCTGCATTGTGGACTGGATGGACGCGCACAAGCTCTTTCCCGGCGTGGTTCGCGCCTGGCGGACCCAGCATGACGACAAGGTACTGCGCCACGCCCCCCACCTTGTGGTGGCCTACGCTCCCATTGACGGAGAAAGCCCATCCGCGGATTGCTCCATCGCCTGCACCTACTTGGAGTTGGCCGGGCACTCCAAAGGAATCGGCGCTTGCTGGGCCGGATTTCTCATGAACGCTGTGGAGCATACCGACCACATCAACAAAGTGCTCAACATCCCCGATGGATTTCGCATCTACGGAGCGCTGATGCTCGGGTACACGAAGTTCCGTTATTATATGATACCGGAACGCAACCCGGCTCAGGTGGATTGGATTTGA
- a CDS encoding bacteriohemerythrin: protein MPFAQWDESLSIGAEPIDGQHQWLFTILNRLATHIGSPDEEKAVVRCLVDMERYALIHFAAEEAFMREVGYDGLEKHRTVHQGFARSVESYREALINGDIAALDVAGYLRDWLINHVRGADMAIRHHLQSR from the coding sequence GTGCCTTTTGCCCAGTGGGATGAAAGCCTGTCCATCGGGGCGGAACCGATTGATGGACAGCATCAATGGTTGTTCACCATTCTGAACCGGCTTGCCACGCATATCGGAAGCCCAGATGAGGAAAAAGCAGTCGTTCGTTGTCTTGTGGATATGGAGCGGTATGCTTTGATTCATTTTGCAGCGGAAGAAGCGTTCATGCGCGAGGTCGGTTATGACGGCCTGGAGAAGCATCGTACAGTGCATCAGGGGTTTGCCCGCAGTGTGGAGTCCTACCGTGAAGCGCTGATCAATGGGGATATCGCGGCGTTGGACGTGGCCGGGTATCTTCGTGATTGGCTGATCAATCATGTGCGCGGGGCGGATATGGCCATTCGACACCATCTGCAATCACGCTGA
- the leuB gene encoding 3-isopropylmalate dehydrogenase, which translates to MPKVCILAGDGIGPEIMEQALRVLERVGQRFGREFSLEHALIGGVAIDATGGPLPQETVEACRRSDAVLLGAVGGPKWDDIDPAIRPEKGLLGIRKELGLFANLRPARLFPQLRDACYLRPDIAARGLDVMVVRELTGGIYFGEPRGEETRETGRMGYNTMVYHEEEIRRIGVVAFEAARKRGSRVCSVDKANVLDVSRVWREVMREVATDYPDVELSEMYVDNAAMQLVRDPSQFDVVVTGNLFGDVLSDEAAAITGSIGMLPSASLGANGPGLYEPIHGSAPDIAGQDKANPLATILSVAMMLRHSLEMPEEATAVEQAVEQTLDQGLRTGDIAQQGDGVVGCRAMGDAVLACI; encoded by the coding sequence ATGCCCAAAGTGTGCATATTGGCTGGTGACGGCATTGGTCCGGAAATCATGGAGCAGGCTTTACGCGTATTGGAACGGGTCGGGCAGCGTTTTGGCAGGGAGTTTTCCCTGGAGCATGCATTAATTGGTGGCGTTGCCATTGACGCGACCGGCGGACCATTGCCCCAGGAAACCGTGGAGGCGTGTCGTCGGAGTGATGCCGTGCTTCTGGGGGCGGTCGGCGGACCGAAATGGGACGATATCGATCCGGCCATTCGTCCTGAAAAAGGGCTGCTGGGAATCCGTAAGGAGCTTGGGCTGTTTGCGAACCTGCGACCGGCAAGATTGTTTCCCCAACTTCGCGACGCCTGCTATCTGCGGCCGGACATTGCGGCCCGAGGGTTGGATGTCATGGTGGTGCGCGAATTGACAGGCGGCATTTATTTCGGGGAACCGCGTGGCGAGGAGACTCGTGAAACAGGACGCATGGGCTACAACACCATGGTCTATCATGAGGAAGAGATCCGGCGAATCGGTGTGGTGGCCTTTGAAGCGGCCCGTAAGCGGGGAAGCCGTGTCTGTTCGGTGGATAAGGCCAACGTGTTGGATGTTTCCCGCGTCTGGCGCGAGGTTATGCGCGAGGTGGCAACCGATTACCCGGACGTGGAATTGAGCGAAATGTACGTTGACAACGCGGCCATGCAGCTTGTCCGCGATCCTTCCCAGTTTGATGTCGTGGTCACGGGCAATCTGTTCGGCGATGTGCTTTCCGACGAAGCTGCGGCCATTACCGGTTCCATCGGCATGCTGCCGTCCGCGTCATTGGGCGCCAACGGTCCCGGGTTGTATGAGCCTATCCATGGTTCTGCGCCGGATATAGCGGGGCAGGACAAAGCCAATCCGTTGGCTACGATCCTTTCCGTGGCCATGATGCTCCGACACTCGCTGGAAATGCCCGAAGAAGCGACCGCCGTGGAACAAGCTGTGGAGCAGACCTTGGACCAGGGCTTGCGAACCGGCGACATCGCCCAACAGGGAGACGGGGTTGTCGGCTGCCGGGCTATGGGTGACGCAGTGCTTGCTTGTATCTGA
- a CDS encoding 3-isopropylmalate dehydratase small subunit encodes MQVKGKAHVVGDHIDTDAIIPARFLVTTDPKELGAKCMEGLEEGWIARVNQGDILVAGENFGCGSSREHAPISILGAGIPVVVAKSFARIFYRNGFNMGLVLLEVGEDIEKLGDGDTLDVDTAQGVIYNRTTGETVQCAPVPPFMQEILDAGGLVPYGRQRLRA; translated from the coding sequence ATGCAGGTGAAGGGAAAAGCCCACGTTGTGGGCGACCATATTGATACGGACGCCATCATCCCGGCGCGTTTTTTGGTGACCACCGATCCCAAGGAGCTGGGAGCCAAATGCATGGAAGGGTTGGAAGAGGGCTGGATCGCTCGGGTCAACCAAGGAGACATCCTGGTGGCCGGAGAGAATTTCGGGTGCGGCTCTTCCCGGGAACATGCTCCGATTTCGATTCTTGGGGCTGGAATTCCTGTGGTGGTGGCCAAGAGTTTTGCGCGTATCTTTTACCGCAACGGTTTCAACATGGGGCTGGTGCTCCTGGAAGTGGGCGAGGATATCGAAAAACTCGGTGATGGGGATACGCTTGACGTGGATACGGCGCAGGGCGTCATTTACAATCGTACCACCGGGGAGACTGTACAGTGCGCGCCTGTCCCACCTTTCATGCAGGAGATTTTGGACGCTGGGGGCTTGGTTCCGTACGGCCGGCAACGGCTCAGAGCATAG
- the leuC gene encoding 3-isopropylmalate dehydratase large subunit, which translates to MPKTLAEKIIQQHTQEPAEAGNIVRCRVDMVLANDITAPLAIKSFKAMGADRVFDRDKVALVCDHFTPNKDIDSAEQVKTVREFAEAMGVTHYYEGGNVGVEHALLPELGIVGPGDVVVGADSHTCTYGGLGAFATGMGSTDIAAAMALGETWFKVPPTIRVEISGTPQPHVGAKDYMLRLIGEIGVAGALYKALEFGGPAVEALSVEGRMTMANMAIEAGGKAGLFAVDDKTIAYARRAGRSGNQAMTPDSDAGYERVVVIRLDGMSPQIACPHLPDNVHSVDEVAGLRVDQAVIGSCTNGRIEDMREAAAVLKGKKVSSRVRCIVLPATPAIWKQALKEGLIEVFMEAGCVVGPATCGPCLGGHMGILAGGERAIATTNRNFKGRMGSLESEVYLSNPAVAAASAVVGEIVHPSHI; encoded by the coding sequence ATGCCCAAGACCCTTGCCGAGAAAATCATCCAACAGCATACCCAGGAGCCTGCGGAGGCCGGAAATATCGTCCGGTGCCGTGTGGATATGGTGCTGGCGAACGACATCACCGCGCCCCTGGCCATCAAGTCGTTCAAGGCCATGGGCGCAGATCGGGTCTTTGACAGGGATAAGGTCGCCTTGGTCTGTGATCATTTTACACCGAACAAGGACATTGACTCCGCGGAGCAGGTCAAGACCGTACGCGAATTTGCTGAAGCCATGGGCGTCACGCATTATTACGAGGGCGGCAATGTTGGGGTGGAGCATGCCCTTTTGCCGGAACTCGGCATTGTGGGACCAGGCGATGTGGTCGTGGGCGCCGACAGCCACACCTGTACCTACGGTGGACTTGGTGCGTTTGCCACGGGCATGGGATCCACGGACATTGCTGCGGCCATGGCCCTTGGAGAAACCTGGTTCAAGGTGCCGCCCACCATTCGAGTCGAGATTTCCGGTACGCCACAGCCCCATGTGGGTGCCAAGGACTATATGCTGCGGCTCATCGGGGAAATCGGCGTTGCCGGGGCGTTGTACAAGGCTCTGGAATTCGGCGGCCCTGCAGTGGAGGCTCTGAGTGTTGAAGGCCGTATGACAATGGCCAACATGGCCATTGAGGCCGGAGGCAAAGCCGGTCTGTTTGCCGTGGACGATAAGACCATCGCCTATGCGCGCCGTGCCGGGCGGAGCGGTAACCAGGCCATGACGCCGGATTCCGATGCCGGGTATGAACGGGTCGTGGTTATTCGGTTGGACGGAATGTCCCCGCAGATCGCCTGTCCCCATCTGCCGGATAATGTCCACTCCGTGGATGAGGTGGCGGGGTTGCGCGTGGATCAGGCCGTAATTGGTTCCTGTACCAACGGGCGTATCGAAGACATGCGCGAGGCCGCGGCAGTACTCAAAGGGAAAAAGGTCTCCAGCCGGGTTCGCTGCATCGTGCTCCCGGCTACTCCGGCAATTTGGAAGCAGGCGCTCAAGGAAGGATTGATCGAAGTGTTCATGGAGGCTGGGTGCGTGGTCGGCCCGGCCACCTGCGGTCCGTGCCTCGGGGGGCACATGGGAATTCTTGCGGGAGGAGAGCGGGCCATCGCCACGACCAACCGCAATTTCAAGGGGCGCATGGGAAGTCTGGAAAGCGAGGTGTACCTGTCGAATCCGGCTGTGGCGGCGGCCTCTGCCGTGGTGGGTGAGATCGTGCATCCCTCTCATATCTGA
- a CDS encoding phosphatidylserine decarboxylase family protein — translation MQQRSIGICPEGYPFLILAAFATVVFAILEWWFMALVGLAATAFVGHFFRDPERVPPEDVEAVVSPADGRIVKIARESDPLSGEEKQVICVFMNLVDVHVNRMPVSGKIDVIRYIPGAFFNASLDKASTDNERNILEVVGKGNQRFVIVQIAGLIARRIVCWSEKGDKLKRGERFGMIRFGSRVDLYLPEGFEPSVVVGEQVFAGETAIAKRKASNSI, via the coding sequence ATGCAGCAGCGGTCCATCGGTATTTGCCCGGAAGGTTATCCTTTTTTGATTCTCGCGGCTTTCGCCACCGTCGTTTTCGCCATTCTGGAATGGTGGTTTATGGCGCTGGTGGGGCTTGCGGCAACAGCCTTTGTCGGGCATTTTTTCCGTGACCCGGAGCGCGTCCCTCCCGAGGATGTGGAGGCCGTGGTTTCTCCCGCCGATGGGCGTATCGTCAAGATCGCCCGCGAAAGCGATCCCCTTTCCGGGGAGGAAAAACAGGTCATTTGCGTGTTTATGAATCTCGTGGACGTGCATGTGAACCGTATGCCCGTTTCCGGAAAGATAGATGTTATTCGTTATATCCCTGGAGCGTTCTTCAACGCCTCGCTGGATAAAGCCAGCACGGACAACGAGCGTAATATTTTGGAAGTCGTCGGCAAAGGCAACCAGCGTTTCGTGATTGTGCAGATAGCGGGACTGATTGCCCGTCGCATCGTCTGCTGGTCGGAAAAAGGCGACAAGCTCAAACGCGGTGAGCGATTTGGTATGATCCGTTTCGGCTCCCGCGTGGATTTGTACCTGCCGGAAGGCTTTGAACCCAGCGTTGTGGTCGGGGAACAGGTCTTTGCCGGGGAAACCGCCATTGCCAAGCGCAAGGCATCTAACAGTATATAA
- a CDS encoding metal-dependent hydrolase, with the protein MIRMDPVTHLSAGAVVYHVVRRRLPAARFLVVFCLFLAILPDADILFFRSDPSFYLRYHRGFSHSILFVLLASPLLGWCYARLTNESSRKKLIALAAGLLSLHIYQDLITSYGTQIFAPFTDARLGMDAVFIIDPLYTGLTLLGLGYLLFRKQHRQIVGLLLLSWILAYPLLCSGLRTVAETQYRQSLMEQNAPYDCLTVTTDALSPLYWKAILVNNGQYALESVRMGERDESTPDFKYRRPSGELLDTLRNAAPFLDTYFWFTAFPFYTETQRPDGGRDLEFGDLRFQSPGPIISSLFSNGRTPFALTVQLNAQGQVQQFVFHRGSKTFAQSLVE; encoded by the coding sequence ATGATTCGTATGGATCCTGTTACCCATCTCTCTGCCGGTGCCGTCGTGTACCATGTGGTTCGCCGTCGACTGCCTGCGGCCCGATTTCTTGTGGTCTTTTGCCTCTTCCTGGCCATTCTTCCCGACGCGGATATCCTCTTTTTCCGCTCAGACCCTTCCTTTTACTTACGATATCATCGCGGGTTTTCCCATTCCATCCTTTTCGTACTGTTGGCATCCCCGTTGTTGGGGTGGTGCTACGCCAGACTCACAAACGAATCTTCCAGAAAGAAACTCATCGCACTTGCTGCGGGGCTGCTCTCGCTGCACATCTACCAAGACTTGATCACAAGCTACGGAACACAAATATTTGCCCCTTTCACCGATGCACGTCTTGGCATGGACGCGGTCTTCATCATTGACCCGCTCTACACCGGACTGACGTTACTCGGCCTGGGCTACCTGCTGTTTCGCAAGCAACACCGACAAATTGTGGGGCTGCTGCTGTTGAGTTGGATATTGGCCTATCCCCTGCTTTGTTCCGGATTGCGCACTGTGGCCGAGACGCAATACCGGCAAAGCCTCATGGAGCAAAACGCACCCTACGACTGCCTCACCGTAACCACGGATGCCCTCAGCCCTTTGTATTGGAAGGCCATTTTGGTCAACAACGGGCAGTATGCACTGGAGAGTGTTCGCATGGGGGAACGCGATGAATCCACACCGGATTTCAAATACCGTCGTCCGTCCGGTGAACTGCTCGACACATTGCGAAACGCGGCTCCATTTCTGGATACCTATTTCTGGTTCACGGCCTTTCCATTTTATACAGAAACACAACGTCCAGACGGCGGACGCGATTTGGAATTCGGTGATCTGCGGTTTCAATCACCAGGACCGATCATCAGCTCCCTTTTTTCCAACGGGCGAACGCCCTTCGCTCTGACCGTCCAGCTCAACGCCCAAGGTCAGGTTCAACAATTCGTGTTCCACCGTGGGAGCAAGACCTTTGCCCAATCACTCGTTGAATGA
- a CDS encoding 2-isopropylmalate synthase, translating into MSDRVYVFDTTLRDGEQSPGATMSLEEKISMAHQLEALGVDIIEAGFPIASQGDFEAVRAISRAVSDRVQVAGLCRAVPKDIDRAWEAVKDAGNPRIHTFLATSDIHMKYKLQRTPEQVLEMAEAAVSRAATYTSNVEFSAEDASRSDWDFLAKVFERVIDCGATTVNVPDTVGYVQPFEYHEMIKYLMDRIPNSHKAVFSVHCHNDLGLAVANTLAAIRAGARQVECTVSGIGERAGNAAVEEVVMALNTRKDIYDVTTNVDTTQIFPSCRRLSQIIGQPIPPYKAIVGPNAFAHESGVHQDGVLKNPMTYEIMTPESIGRTGTEMVIGKHSGSHAVKAKVRELGYELDEEQLGLVFEAVKGLADKKEKIYDEDVHAMIMEKVFRKRDLFRIRDMSVSSSSGSVPPQAAVVMEFLQDGEPVEEKTNVVFGKGCVDAVFQCICGVVGAAPKLERYSVTAVTAGTDALGQVSIRIEENGLRAVGRSADSDVIRASAMALVNALNRLMKIKEEQ; encoded by the coding sequence ATGTCTGACCGTGTGTATGTATTCGACACCACCCTTCGCGACGGTGAACAGTCCCCCGGCGCAACCATGAGCCTGGAAGAAAAAATCAGCATGGCCCACCAGCTTGAAGCGCTCGGTGTGGACATCATTGAAGCGGGATTTCCCATTGCCAGCCAAGGGGATTTTGAGGCGGTCCGCGCCATTTCCAGGGCCGTGAGCGACAGGGTTCAGGTTGCCGGACTGTGCCGCGCCGTTCCCAAAGATATCGACCGTGCCTGGGAAGCCGTGAAGGACGCGGGCAATCCGCGTATTCACACCTTTCTTGCCACCAGCGATATTCACATGAAATATAAACTCCAGCGCACGCCGGAGCAGGTATTGGAAATGGCTGAGGCGGCGGTATCCCGTGCCGCGACCTACACGTCCAACGTAGAGTTCTCCGCCGAAGATGCCAGCCGTTCGGATTGGGATTTCCTGGCTAAGGTGTTTGAGCGGGTCATTGATTGCGGGGCCACCACGGTAAACGTCCCGGATACCGTGGGGTATGTGCAGCCTTTCGAGTATCATGAGATGATCAAATATCTTATGGACAGGATTCCCAACAGCCATAAGGCCGTGTTTTCCGTCCACTGCCACAATGACCTGGGGCTGGCCGTCGCCAATACCCTGGCCGCCATCCGTGCTGGGGCGCGGCAGGTGGAATGCACGGTTTCCGGCATTGGCGAGCGGGCTGGCAATGCGGCTGTTGAAGAAGTGGTCATGGCTTTGAACACTCGTAAGGACATCTACGACGTCACAACAAATGTCGATACCACACAGATTTTCCCTTCCTGCCGTCGGCTTTCCCAGATCATTGGTCAGCCCATCCCCCCCTATAAGGCAATCGTCGGACCTAACGCTTTTGCGCATGAATCCGGCGTCCACCAGGACGGGGTACTCAAAAATCCCATGACCTACGAGATTATGACCCCGGAATCCATCGGCAGAACCGGCACCGAAATGGTCATCGGTAAGCATTCCGGATCCCATGCGGTCAAGGCCAAGGTCCGCGAGTTGGGGTATGAACTGGACGAGGAACAACTCGGCCTGGTGTTTGAGGCCGTAAAAGGACTCGCGGACAAGAAGGAAAAAATTTACGATGAGGATGTCCATGCCATGATTATGGAGAAGGTCTTCCGCAAGCGTGATCTTTTCCGCATCAGGGACATGAGCGTATCTTCCAGCTCGGGAAGTGTGCCGCCCCAGGCGGCCGTGGTCATGGAGTTCCTCCAAGACGGCGAACCCGTGGAGGAAAAAACCAATGTTGTTTTTGGAAAAGGCTGTGTGGACGCGGTGTTCCAGTGCATTTGCGGAGTCGTGGGAGCCGCTCCCAAGCTGGAGCGTTACTCGGTTACCGCAGTGACGGCCGGTACCGACGCTCTCGGGCAGGTGAGCATTCGCATCGAGGAAAACGGCCTGCGCGCCGTGGGACGTTCCGCGGATTCCGACGTGATCCGTGCGTCCGCCATGGCCCTGGTCAACGCACTGAACCGTTTGATGAAGATCAAAGAGGAGCAATAA
- a CDS encoding GIY-YIG nuclease family protein: MPPKPWYVYLLRCADDTLYCGISNDVPRRVETHNAGTGAKYTRSRRPVRLVASCICEDKSAALRLERHIKRLPRRKKQAALQQAAKEITPCRT; the protein is encoded by the coding sequence ATGCCCCCCAAACCCTGGTACGTTTACTTGCTGCGCTGCGCTGACGACACGCTCTATTGCGGCATCAGCAACGATGTTCCCCGCCGTGTGGAAACCCACAACGCGGGAACCGGAGCAAAATACACACGCTCACGCCGCCCGGTGCGCCTCGTGGCCAGCTGTATCTGCGAGGATAAAAGCGCGGCCCTGCGCCTGGAACGGCACATTAAACGCTTGCCCCGCCGCAAAAAACAAGCGGCGCTGCAACAAGCAGCAAAGGAAATCACCCCATGCCGTACGTGA